The Fulvia fulva chromosome 6, complete sequence genome includes a window with the following:
- a CDS encoding AP-2 complex subunit mu yields the protein MLSGILLFNQKGELLILRAFRQDMRPRLADVFRIQVISNPQIRSPILTLGSTTFSHIKSENIYIVGVSKGNVNSALVFDFLYKLVQLGKSYFGRFDEEAVKSNFVMVYELLDEILDFGYPQNTETETLQMYITTEGVKSERALEDSSRITMQATGALSWRREGIKYRKNEAFVDVIEDVNLLVSASGTVLRADVNGAIEMRAYLSGTPECKFGLNDALTLGSHGLDTPGPIGNLSGNKATKAAAGSVTLEDVSLHQCVKLSSFTQDRTVSFIPPDGSFQLMSYRCSENVNLPFKVQVIVNEIGRTKVEYSIAIRANYGVKLFATNVVVRIPTPLNTANTSHRASQGKAKYVPSENVIEWKIARFTGQSEFVLSAEAELSAMTTHKAWSRPPLSMQFSLLMFTSSGLLVRYLKVFEKSNYSSVKWVRYMTRAGSYEIRF from the coding sequence ATGCTGTCCGGCATACTGCTCTTCAATCAGAAGGGCGAACTGCTCATTCTACGAGCCTTTCGCCAGGATATGCGCCCTCGCCTTGCCGATGTCTTCCGCATCCAAGTCATCTCGAACCCTCAGATCCGCTCGCCCATCCTGACCCTGGGAAGCACGACCTTTAGCCATATCAAGAGCGAGAACATCTACATCGTCGGTGTATCGAAGGGCAATGTCAACAGTGCGCTGGTCTTCGACTTCCTGTACAAGCTGGTCCAGCTGGGAAAGAGCTACTTTGGACGATTCGACGAGGAAGCGGTCAAGAGCAATTTCGTCATGGTTTACGAGCTGCTGGACGAGATTTTGGACTTTGGCTACCCGCAGAATACTGAGACCGAGACATTGCAAATGTACATTACCACGGAAGGGGTGAAGAGCGAGAGGGCATTGGAGGACAGCAGCAGGATCACGATGCAGGCTACAGGAGCATTGAGCTGGAGAAGAGAAGGCATCAAATACCGCAAGAACGAGGCTTTCGTGGATGTTATTGAAGACGTCAATCTCTTGGTGTCTGCGTCAGGAACGGTCCTAAGAGCAGATGTCAACGGAGCCATTGAGATGCGAGCATATCTTTCTGGCACGCCTGAATGCAAATTCGGGCTTAACGATGCCCTCACTCTCGGAAGCCATGGATTGGACACCCCAGGACCGATCGGCAATCTTTCTGGCAACAAGGCGACGAAAGCTGCGGCAGGAAGCGTCACCCTCGAGGACGTTTCCTTACATCAATGTGTGAAGCTCAGCTCTTTCACCCAGGACCGTACTGTTTCTTTCATTCCACCGGATGGTTCCTTCCAGCTGATGAGCTATCGGTGCTCCGAGAACGTCAATCTGCCATTCAAGGTACAAGTCATCGTCAACGAAATTGGGAGGACCAAGGTCGAGTACAGCATCGCCATAAGAGCCAACTACGGGGTGAAGCTCTTCGCTACAAATGTCGTTGTGCGGATACCCACGCCGCTCAACACCGCAAACACGAGTCATCGGGCATCACAAGGCAAAGCAAAGTATGTCCCATCTGAGAACGTCATCGAGTGGAAGATTGCCCGATTTACGGGTCAGAGCGAGTTTGTGCTTTCAGCAGAGGCAGAACTGAGCGCTATGACAACGCATAAAGCATGGAGCAGGCCGCCGTTGAGCATGCAGTTCAGCTTGCTGATGTTCACGAGTTCTGGTCTGCTTGTGAGATACCTCAAGGTGTTTGAGAAGAGCAACTATTCGAGCGTCAAGTGGGTGCGATATATGACTAGAGCTGGAAGTTATGAGATCCGCTTTTAG
- a CDS encoding Short-chain dehydrogenase ptmH, whose protein sequence is MAITSKTVLITGCSENGIGAALATEYQKRGYHVFASARNTKKIPSSLASASNVTLLPLDVTSEESIKNAASAVSKATGGKLDILINNSGAAFSGPALDTDLSIARNLLEVNVVGVLAVCQGFQHLLASTKGATLVNNSSINGDCNMPFSGVYGATKAATTILSESMRLELTPLDIRTVTLITGIIESNLHVNEVEHHLPANSYYKVTEDWLNERKKGTNRPPGMAAADYAKQFVDKVERGASGKTNIGHIMPMFVYVKWWLPQFLWDFVMYKAGPPNLMEVAGAVKNKSQ, encoded by the exons ATGGCCATCACCAGCAAAACAGTCCTAATCACAGGCTGCTCAGAAAACGGCATCGGCGCCGCATTAGCAACAGAATACCAGAAGCGAGGCTACCACGTCTTCGCGAGCGCCAGAAACACCAAGAAGATCCCAAGCTCGCTGGCCTCGGCATCGAACGTAACACTTCTCCCGCTTGACGTGACCAGCGAAGAGTCGATCAAGAATGCAGCGTCCGCAGTCTCAAAAGCAACGGGAGGCAAGCTTGATATCCTGATCAACAACAGCGGCGCTGCATTCTCTGGGCCAGCTCTCGATACGGACTTATCGATCGCGAGGAATTTGCTTGAGGTCAATGTAGTCGGTGTGCTTGCTGTGTGTCAAGGGTTCCAGCATCTGCTCGCGAGCACGAAAGGTGCGACCCTTGTGAACAACAGCTCGATCAACGGAGACTGTAACATGCCGTTCTCAG GTGTATACGGCGCCACAAAAGCTGCCACCACCATCCTCAGCGAATCGATGCGCCTCGAACTCACACCACTCGACATCCGAACTGTCACCCTGATCACTGGCATCATCGAGTCGAACCTCCACGTAAACGAGGTGGAGCACCACCTTCCAGCAAACTCGTACTACAAGGTCACTGAAGATTGGCTCAACGAGAGGAAGAAGGGTACCAACAGGCCTCCGGGCATGGCAGCCGCAGACTATGCCAAGCAATTCGTCGACAAGGTCGAGCGTGGCGCGAGCGGGAAGACGAATATCGGACATATTATGCCGATGTTCGTTTACGTCAAGTGGTGGTTGCCGCAGTTCCTTTGG GACTTCGTCATGTACAAGGCCGGTCCACCGAATTTGATGGAGGTCGCCGGCGCCGTGAAGAACAAGTCGCAGTGA
- a CDS encoding Origin recognition complex subunit 2: MPKRRKADDEVEDDGPTPRKSVRRSARTAAEESQSPAETASRRKGILKHATPSKANGLKSVEATPSAMRKVLFATPKADKEDINGDDEDTPIAARNDRSARRKRGRILQQQIVEVDDSDGEADERDAAVAQAILGGEDEEEDEDEIELNPSSAPDTPSKTGRPRGRPKGKRRERTPSPPPNLPSHELYFLQNKAGANKTSANTLPSQLLLSHEDYFAQIAAYKDPHTADIERLKQLHKPAFDQWVFELEEGFNICLYGYGSKRKLLLDFATHVYHQSTEAPKMIIVNGYTPNLTIRDILTTVAGATLPKNTKLPAQPQALLELLLAEMTSPITIMIHSLDRSNLRKSSTQSILASLAAHPHISLVATCDTPNFPLLWPTALTTQFRFLFHDATTFEPYTAELEVVEDVNALLGRSSRRLGGKDGVGYVLKSLPENARRLFAILVAEQMALADTELDAGGAAALDSDNDDDILRAEDEEEAAAETPSRKPRRGRPAKKNKTVEKTAKKQQVVVTGVEYRTLYHKAVEEFVCSSEVNFRTLLKEFHDHQMIESRKDPMGTERLVVPFRREELEAILEELV; encoded by the coding sequence ATGCCGAAGAGACGGAAGGCTGATGATGAGGTCGAAGATGATGGTCCTACACCACGGAAGAGCGTACGAAGAAGTGCTAGGACCGCTGCCGAAGAAAGCCAAAGTCCCGCGGAAACAGCTTCGCGACGGAAAGGCATACTGAAGCATGCGACCCCATCGAAGGCGAATGGCTTGAAGAGTGTTGAGGCGACCCCCAGTGCTATGCGGAAGGTCCTCTTCGCGACACCCAAAGCCGACAAGGAGGATATCAACGGCGATGATGAAGACACCCCGATTGCAGCACGCAACGATCGATCAGCTCGTAGAAAGAGAGGCCGAATCTTGCAGCAGCAGATAGTAGAGGTGGATGATAGCGATGGAGAGGCTGACGAGAGGGACGCAGCCGTTGCGCAAGCGATCCTGGGTGGAGAAGACGAAGAGGAAGACGAAGACGAGATCGAGCTGAACCCATCATCAGCACCAGACACACCTTCGAAGACAGGACGACCACGAGGGCGACCGAAAGGCAAACGGCGCGAGCGAACACCCAGCCCACCACCGAATCTGCCCTCCCATGAGCTGTACTTCTTGCAGAACAAAGCAGGTGCGAACAAGACATCAGCCAATACCTTGCCGTCCCAGCTACTGCTGAGCCATGAAGACTACTTTGCTCAGATCGCTGCGTACAAGGACCCACATACCGCAGACATCGAACGACTGAAGCAATTGCATAAGCCTGCCTTTGATCAATGGGTGTTTGAGCTCGAAGAAGGCTTCAACATCTGCCTGTACGGCTATGGTTCGAAGCGGAAGCTACTTCTGGACTTTGCGACGCATGTCTACCATCAATCAACGGAGGCTCCGAAGATGATCATCGTCAATGGCTACACTCCGAATCTGACCATCAGAGACATCCTGACTACTGTCGCTGGCGCCACTCTCCCGAAGAACACCAAGCTCCCAGCACAACCTCAAGCACTCCTGGAGCTCCTGCTAGCAGAGATGACCAGCCCAATAACAATCATGATCCACTCACTGGACCGCTCCAATCTCCGCAAGTCCTCGACCCAGTCCATCCTGGCCTCCCTAGCAGCTCATCCCCACATCTCCCTCGTCGCCACTTGCGACACTCCCAACTTTCCCCTCCTCTGGCCCACCGCCCTCACAACCCAATTCCGCTTCCTCTTCCACGACGCCACCACCTTCGAACCCTACACAGCAGAACTTGAAGTCGTCGAAGACGTCAACGCCCTCCTAGGCCGAAGCTCACGACGTCTAGGCGGCAAGGACGGCGTCGGCTACGTCCTGAAATCCCTCCCCGAAAACGCCCGTCGCCTCTTCGCAATCCTAGTCGCAGAGCAAATGGCCCTCGCCGACACGGAGCTCGACGCCGGCGGTGCTGCAGCACTCGATTCCGACAACGATGACGATATCCTACGCGCTGAAGACGAGGAGGAAGCTGCTGCCGAGACTCCGTCGAGGAAACCTAGACGAGGTCGGCCAGCGAAGAAAAATAAGACGGTTGAGAAGACGGCAAAGAAGCAGCAGGTGGTCGTGACGGGGGTGGAGTATAGAACTCTGTACCATAAGGCTGTGGAGGAGTTTGTATGCTCGAGTGAGGTGAATTTCAGGACGCTATTGAAGGAGTTCCACGATCATCAGATGATTGAGTCGAGGAAGGACCCCATGGGGACGGAGAGGTTGGTTGTGCCGTTTAGGAGGGAGGAGCTGGAGGCGATTCTGGAGGAGTTGGTTTAG